The following proteins are co-located in the Besnoitia besnoiti strain Bb-Ger1 chromosome Unknown contig00007, whole genome shotgun sequence genome:
- a CDS encoding uncharacterized protein (encoded by transcript BESB_071290), translating into MGTTYSNPLVDSTLVFPAPPSSYDMDTPGLLLLRSKYIPSREVPAFLIRPRLTPARRGAGAPFTGSLLSRGLPSRFPLPRAVFASSASGSAEFPDHRPSSSPCLASGKQEGLNSLASDRIRHALLAQAGQGGARQPGLLSRRRSGGSVESNVGGSGLAERASLPPPLSEQGDDSGCPCALAHSGSGALDEACAAEPLDASSSACSLTGDDPTHGSAAGRKEAALHGPGKTFFEETEGTEGDLSGLGTSCDGSGGRRKDGKGFCILYFHGNACDANMMRGWLQILADELGATILIFEYPGYGLLEDYDKSSRGIDLCARIAFEFLVDKLLFPIDRIILCGRSIGTGAAAWLASHLAQCNVQVGGLVLLSPYVSLSAVAADWADAPLALTNVLVHHHWNNEAAIESIPTVPLCIIHGKEDDVIPMAHTKRLWEAARQPPSLRVARFAETDHNVGMSFESFYGDILVPLQVFFRKVSSNLRTKKAAGVTGRRAVETASAARVASRTCSVPALSVDASSPAGVSAGSKTGSSRTRGGAEGSLSASRKAGAGRGGAALGHKREWGRRLASHRLVAGRPQGGREGEGAEGGDVDEARWLSSATSSPPTLTVRIRGKAAEDATPSGESVSGSYGAGGISSQDTRRPSSLSLQDFLAVEAKGSMASFSKTDSNLSSSTWQGPGGDRLRSSRRVPSQRASRSGAASLTRSLTKGETTEHARGKFPVSHSPSHSGIGKWVSLSHSVARHDRRRIPSRPTVAGVGSSASMSAGVEDGARRGSSSSEGIEYPHLDALLSCERAARRSSWTAGDTASRSGHLLVDSGGFAEKRKEGDRGAFKRRGLPGRTVSLSGPLARGVHAPTCGMPGRDSGTGRARDGGAERRRREAGGARDALAPVGRGRTVGRGRLQAEPSGSGPSAGWGDGGEEAREQDCEEDLETEKLRPSLCASCLSSSVVDHHVDASYCVSEDIDDDFSCLAEDADDFALFDDEVSASEDCTEPSETVPSVSALLFEGADPVLDMPLRRIKDESARDAEEGEQVEPAGRDASPWDEGGDPETCESFAEATGDDQTYLNEGGELPRSSSAVRRGLFLRQNPTSATSSVAFPFRGARPQPPHSDNATFPAPLSAPSVALSRRCLPGAASFSRPPTRQGRPQTEGQVTEDVVAAESVARAFFAPDARSLSTMLAGFLQQETSRALQRERTHKRDTDPALSSSPARALRLPRMAGPGDVAFRGRETLLSPAASSLSSASGAGSAASGGSKFFTASLPRLERGLASRKIERPVRLSDSVATEAAHQSFDATGDEAMRLSGGRETDGRGAPGGDGEDTLASKGVKREIRTADLSSAAAATPLRSLSGRRVVRSPESAGRMQQGGDKPEEADAVFTAEAGVSAGSPWRQCSRLLSRQSLHKAAPPPTIASAPSLLHHLPPRAGWLPASPRLFTAPLTSAPPGFASCPLSLPAGSVVDVSCPAKEERGKCAESDAGQAFETLRDELQRISYSSSSSSPRSGLLSRVESSDPAQVGSVVSPSGQRGRDAPGEHAVPVPQRSLPQKDLRRASYSSFAASFCSSSSPPRRAPASAPLCSADVPVVPHGSRPPLLGITQPADCAPLLFASPSSPAFCLRLHAQSLAIPLHPPSEKSPTDACSPYASCSVSSCSFASASSSACSPSSYDASSEQFSSASVEASSCGSSSLLMPSSSSPCSAQGHRDDVCRMAAACPASAFAGAPPSPSASLVSSVYPSAFCSASPSPSAVSPSSASGCNSSHAPAASYPPSAGSLSARGAGPSAPSVVSSEASPSCLSSASSLGAGFHETVLQSTAPPSSAPPPSRAFSPARWRAAPGGRSSSVELQISVAPTFEVPEQTSNGFCFLKYHHEERGDKGGTNRDASESLIEERNETQTCEGAVCETSEAACAADLGADEWRCSRLGGEHEAVAGSAFGDAGHDVGGKKRHDAEEQTATEEALRHTSSVSTFCTTATSSSSARVSTARPAFSSSPCVLPATHAPPPVLLTASPLLGGSCRFRAPQSPLRPDAGGTRLSASLSALSAVCREEEERERRQNSDILPASHNASPSDRRFSLPRTADVFFRPRQSPQATAEAARDLSDAGAGAYSTVGGEDAGAGAYSTVGGDAASHLAEDVSLSADMGTTAEGAAGALTEARDEREAEDHVASSSPVSPRALGGLPSPSIPVSAPEAVPSCSLAKDALETARADEERLSSGAAAATDVGAGGETAEAAEGDFEKKERDADSRAEASAQGDALLGRAVPMDRVPWSQSLFSHIPLCHFMVRAKREQAEGAKDGDCGDGEQSGRIAFFSSPSVRASAGLISSWSPHVLVPAWPKLPTRLPDEGMRSSGTPQQGGGGEETRGWTTPHLKQYSPSLAQPWNPQPTHDKLPRPAGTPPCAPLSPPCLLSPSCAAATGLAFTESTALPAAEPQSPYAPPAPAEATDGGDSVVPLGHADEALRLEAESVEQDGRAGWEQSERERQSDEEGSSCEGARPAEPLSEEPSGEEAEQRALDGVLQYPRPEVPQLPLEDRRLEFLTFVGDSEEHGGAEAAADDDEDELERRPAARAGGAERGDLFAPLVLKDEPTKSEACPPSLKPISEEDEELEGGESQAASPPRLPALLSEDGREEETLPFPFSRDKDGRCASALDSSPVTRQTTCSGLDFLFLHDLEPKKDAESGMSAASAAFARHASYFADDRKNVCSLGQVHEFQDVVMERDDEDNEMDRFHLHASFFASEPNPPSAWLSGDANDPDKIFAALDSPSSCSSSSSSSCSTVGPLTRRQLGGLPQRRCGAGEDDWRGRGHGRSLANTSFSSSVALSRRRRVIRYVKRDDDDVSSILTRDMEPSPTSRDPTRLPSAFQTSPSSPRRRDDEGAHGGILIREVCSERLTPRGTLAREVSTSAPLLSASRATSAALTAAAHAAAAAAAYAEAARALASSEKIEPESTASLASLGRLPAARKSDALAFLEGRLPLPGKCEKALSCLDARRRVSRHCSVVCSRTDSPVGDRARRLERTERYMRSEGGGEARVVEEQRGQEGAVWVMQSAKGSDFETHRERLVLEQKTMGFGATVCAEKKCEHNSRETITTVSYSSSLSCLLSSFLPTQFSLSVSLGGIQKEG; encoded by the exons ATGGGGACGACCTACAGTAACCCGCTCGTGGATTCCACCCTGGTAttcccggcgccgccgtcgtcgtacGACATGGACACGCCCgggctcctgctgctgcgatCCAAATACATTCCTTCGCGGGAGGTTCCAGCCTTTCTGATTCGGCCGCGCCTCactccggcgcgccggggCGCAGGGGCGCCCTTCACCGGGTCGCTCCTGTCGCGGGGTCTGCCCTCGCGTTTCCCGCTACCGCGTGCCGtcttcgcgtcgtctgcctcgggATCCGCGGAGTTTCCAGACCATCGCCCCAGCTCCTCTCCTTGTCTCGCTTCCGGCAAACAGGAAGGCCTCAACTCGCTGGCTTCCGACAGAATCCGCCACGCTCTCCTTGCGCAGGCGGGTcaaggaggcgcgaggcagccagGCCTGCTGAGCCGGAGGCGCTCGGGCGGTTCCGTCGAGTCGAATGTTGGCGGGTCCGGACTCGCCGAGagggcgtcgctgccgccgcccctcaGCGAGCAAGGCGACGACAGCGGTTGCCCATGCGCGCTTGCGCACAGCGGCTCCGGCGCCCTCGATGAAGCGtgtgcggcggagccgctTGACGCTTCTTCCAGCGCCTGTTCACTAACCGGCGACGACCCGACGCacggctccgccgcagggcgcaaggaggccgcgctgcaTGGACCCGGGAAAACCTTCttcgaagagacagagggtACAGAAGGCGACCTGAGCGGCCTTGGGACGAGCTGCGAcggaagcggcggccgccggaagGATGGGAAAGGCTTCTGCATCCTCTACTTCCACGGCAACGCCTGCGACGCAAACATGATGCGCGGATGGTTGCAGATCCTCGCCGACGAG CTCGGAGCGACGATCCTGATTTTTGAATATCCGGGTTACGGGCTGCTGGAGGACTACGACAAAAGCAGCCGGGGAATCGATTTGTGCGCCCGGATCGCCTTTGAATTTCTCGTCGACAAGCTGCTTTTCCCTATCGACAGAATTATTCTCTGCGGCAG GTCCATAGGGacgggcgcagctgcgtggcTGGCGTCTCACCTCGCGCAGTGCAACGTGCAAGTTGGCGGTCTCGTCCTTCTTTCGCCGTATGTCTCCCTTTCG GCCGTTGCAGCAGATTGGGCGGATGCACCTCTCGCGCTGACTAACGTCTTGGTTCACCATCACTGGAACAACGAAGCGGCGATTGAGAGTATCCCCACAGTGCCGCTGTGCATTATCCACGGCAAAGAG GACGACGTTATCCCAATGGCGCACACGAAGCGTCTGTGGGAAGCGGCGCGtcagccgccgtcgcttcgcgTTGCACGGTTTGCGGAGACCGACCACAACGTGGGCATGTCGTTTGAGTCGTTTTACGGGGACATTCTCGTCCCCCTGCAAGTTTTCTTCCGGAAAGTGTCTTCGAATCTGCGCACCAAAAAGGCAGCAGGCGTGACAGGGCGCCGAGCCGTTGAgaccgcctcggcggcgcgcgtggcgtCGCGGACGTGCTCAGTCCCAGCTCTCTCCGTAGACGCCTCGTCCCCAgcgggcgtctctgcgggctCGAAGACGGGCTCCTCTcgcactcgcggcggcgccgagggaagCCTTTCTGCGAGTCGgaaggccggcgcggggcggggaggggctGCACTGGGTCACAAGCGCGAGTGGGGGCGACGCCTTGCCTCTCACCGTCTTGTCGCGGGGCGGCCTcagggcggccgcgaaggggaaggcgccgaaggagggGACGTGGACGAAGCGCGCTGGTTGTCTTCGGCgacctcctcgcctccgacATTGACCGTGCGAATCCGAGgaaaggcggcggaggatgcgacgccgagcggcgaGAGTGTCTCCGGGTCCTATGGAGCGGGCGGCATCTCGTCGCAGGAtacgcggcggccttcgtccCTCTCGCTGCAGGACTTTTTGGCGGTTGAGGCGAAGGGCTCCATGGCCAGCTTCAGCAAGACTGATAGTAATTTGAGTTCGTCCACCTGGCAGGGGCCCGGCGGAGACCGTctgcgctcttcgcggcgggTGCCGAGCCAAAGGGCCAGCCGTtccggcgctgcgtctctcacGCGGAGCCTTACCAAGGGCGAGACCACGGAGCACGCAAGGGGCAAGTTTCCTGTCTCCCACTCGCCGAGCCACTCCGGAATAGGGAAGTGGGTGTCTCTTTCTCACTCCGTCGCCCGGCACGATCGCCGGCGCATCCCGTCGCGCCCGACGGTCGCGGGTGTCGGTTCATCTGCGTCGATGTCTGCCGGGGTGGAGGacggggcgcggcgcgggagcaGCAGCTCCGAGGGCATTGAATACCCTCAcctcgacgcgctgctgaGCTGCGAGCGCGCTGCTCGGCGTAGCAGCTGGACTGCAGGTGACACAGCGTCCCGGTCTGGGCATCTACTGGTTGACAGCGGCGGGTTCGCCGAGAAGCGCAAAgagggcgaccgcggcgccttcaAGCGACGCGGGCTCCCGGGGCGCACAGTCTCCTTATCGGGACCCcttgcgcgcggcgtccacgCGCCCACCTGCGGCATGCCGGGAAGAGACTCTGGAACCGGTCGGGCGCGCgatggaggcgcagagcgccgcagacgcgaggcaggcggggCACGCGACGCACTCGCCCCGGTCGGTAGGGGACGCACTGTGGGGCGCGGCAGGCTTCAGGCGGAGCCCAGTGGGAGCGGGCCTTCTGCGGGCTGGGGGGatggaggcgaggaagcccGCGAGCAGGACTGCGAAGAAGACCTCGAGACAGAAAAACTCAGACCGAGCTTGTGCGCCTCGTGCTTGTCTTCGTCGGTTGTTGATCACCACGTGGACGCCTCCTATTGTGTCTCTGAGGATATCGACGACGACttcagctgcctcgcggaaGATGCAGACGATTTTGCTCTCTTCGATGACGAGGTTTCTGCTTCTGAGGACTGCACGGAGCCGTCGGAGACTGTCCCCTCCGTGTCTGCCCTTCTGTTCGAAGGCGCCGACCCCGTACTCGAcatgccgctgcggcggatcAAGGACGAGAGCGCCCGCGATgctgaggagggcgagcaggTTGAACCAGCGGGGCGGGACGCATCTCCGTgggacgagggcggcgacccAGAGACCTGTGAATCTTTCGCAGAGGCTACGGGCGACGACCAGACATATTTGAATGAGGGGGGCGAGCTTCCGCGTTCCTCTTCTGCTGTGCGACGCGGCCTGTTCCTCAGACAGAACCCGACTTCGGCAACGTCTTCCGTTGCCTTTCCTTTCCGTggggcgcgtccgcagcctccccACTCCGACAACGCGACGTtccccgcgccgctctcggcgccgagcgTCGCTCTGTCGCGGAGGTGCCttcccggcgccgcgtcgttcTCACGCCCGCCTACTCGCCAGGGGCGTCCCCAGACCGAGGGACAAGTTACTGAGGACGTGGTCGCCGCGGAGTCTGTTGCGCGGGCATTTTTCGCGCCTGACGCCCGAAGCCTCTCGACTATGCTGGCAGGCTTCCTGCAGCAGGAGACTTCCCGAGCTCTCCAGCGAGAGCGGACCCacaagagagacacagaccCTGCGCTCAGCAGTTCGCCGGCTCGTGcgctgcggcttccgcgGATGGCTGGCCCAGGGGACGTCGCTTTCCGTGGCCGGGAGACTCTGCTCTCTCCAGCCGCGTCGAGCTTGAGCAGCGCCTCTGGTGCAGGCTCCGCTGCGTCCGGCGGCTCCAAGTTTTTCACCGCGTCCCTGCCACGGCTGGAGCGAGGGCTCGCCTCGCGAAAGATCGAACGGCCTGTGCGGTTGAGCGACAGCGTcgcgacggaggcagcgcacCAGAGTTTCGATGCGacaggagacgaggcgaTGCGGTTGAGTGGAggccgagagacagacggccgcggggcgcctgggggcgacggcgaggacaCGCTCGCGTCCAAGGGAGTCAAGCGCGAAATCAGG ACGGCAGATctctcgagcgccgccgcggccacgCCTCTGCGGTCGCTTTCCGGGAGGCGCGTAGTCCGCAGCCCTGAGAGCGCgggccgcatgcagcagggcggcgacaagccggaggaggcggatgCCGTTTTTACTGCAGAGGCCGGCGTGTCAGCAGGGTCGCCGTGGCGCCAGTGTAGTCGGCTGCTGTCCCGGCAGTCGCTTCAcaaggctgcgccgccgccgaccatcgcgtcggcgccctctctgcttcatcatcttccgccgcgcgcaggatGGCTCCCTGCCTCCCCCCGCCTTTTCACTGCTCCGCTgacctctgcgccgcccgggTTTGCGTCGTGCCCCCTCAGTCTGCCCGCGGGCTCAGTCGTGGACGTCAGCTGCCctgcgaaggaggagaggggTAAGTGCGCAGAGAGTGACGCAGGGCAGGCGTTCGAGACCCTCCGGgacgagctgcagaggaTTTCGTactcttcatcttcctcctcgcctcgatCTGGACTCCTCTCTAGAGTGGAGTCGTCGGATCCAGCGCAGGTGGGATCGGTGGTGTCGCCCTCCggccagcgcggccgcgatgCCCCTGGCGAGCATGCAGTGCCTGTTCCGcagcgctcgctgccgcagaaggATCTACGCCGGGCGTCGTACTCCTCCTTTGCCGCGTCCTTctgctcgtcctcctcgcctccgcggcgggcgcccgcTTCAGCTCCTCTCTGCTCAGCGGACGTGCCTGTCGTGCCGCAtgggtcgcggccgccgctcttGGGCATCACGCAGCCTGCGGACTGCGCACCTCTTCTTTTCGCGtccccttcttctcctgccttctgcctgcgcctgcatgcCCAGAGCCTCGCCATCCCCCTCCACCCTCCTTCAGAGAAGTCGCCGACGGATGCGTGCTCTCCGTACGCCTCCTGCTCCGTGAGCTCGTGCTCGTTCGcatccgcttcttcctcagcctgttcgccttcctcttaCGACGCTTCCTCGGAGCAGttctcgtctgcgtccgTTGAGGCGTCTTCGTGCGGCTCCTCTTCCCTCCTCatgccttcttcgtcgtcgccttgtTCCGCGCAAGGCCATCGCGATGACGTCTGTCGCATGGCTGCCGCATGCCCTGCGTcggccttcgcgggcgcgccgccttcgccgtccgcTTCCCTGGTGTCCTCTGTCTATCCGTCGGCGTtctgctctgcgtcgccctcaccttctgccgtctcgccgtcgtccgcgtccgGCTGCAACTCCTCCCACGCTCCGGCCGCGTCTTACCCTCCCTCGGCGGGCTCTCTTtcagcgcgcggagcggggccgtcggcgccttccgtcgtctcctctgaagcgtcgccttcgtgccTGTCGTCCGCCTCCAGTTTGGGCGCGGGCTTCCACGAGACCGTCCTGCAGAGcaccgcgccgccttcgtcggcgcctccgccttcacGCGCATTTTCGCCCGCGCGGTGGCGAGCCGCTCCCGGCGGGCGGAGCTCGTCTGTGGAGCTGCAAATTTCTGTTGCGCCGACATTTGAGGTTCCCGAGCAGACTTCTAACGGGTTTTGCTTCTTGAAGTATCAccacgaggagagaggcgacaaGGGGGGGACCAATCGCGATGCTTCAGAGTCCCTTATAGAAGAACGCAACGAAACGCAGACATGCGAGGGTGCTGTGTGCGAAACaagcgaggcggcgtgcgcggcggatCTGGGCGCAGATGagtggcgctgcagccgcctcggcggagaACATGAAGCTGTGGCGGGGAGCGCGTTCGGTGACGCGGGACATGACGTTGggggaaagaagagacacgacgcggaggaacaAACAGCAACTGAAGAGGCCCTACGGCACACATCGTCTGTCTCCACTTTCTGTACTACCGccacgtcgtcgtcctcggcgcgtgtctccacggcgcgtcctgcgttttcgtcgtcgccctgtGTCTTGCCGGCGAcccacgcgcctccgccggtcCTCCTCAcggcctctccgcttctcggGGGTTCGTGCCGCTTCcgtgcgccgcagtcgccccTGCGCCCCGACGCGGGCGGGACGAGGCTGtcggcctctctgtctgcgctgAGCGCCGTTtgccgcgaggaagaggagcgcGAAAGGCGACAGAACTCCGACATCCTTCCTGCGTCGCACAACGCGTCTCCGTCGGACCGCCGgttctcgctgccgcgcacaGCCGACGTGTTCTTCCGGCCGCGCCagtctccgcaggcgactgcggaggctgcgcgggaTCTTTCAgatgcaggcgcgggcgcctacTCGACTGTGGGCGGAGAAgatgcaggcgcgggcgcctacTCGACTGTGGGCGGAGATGCCGCCTCTCACCTTGCTGAGGAcgtttctctctccgcagacATGGGCACcacggcggagggcgccgccggcgccttgacggaggcgagggacgaacgagaagcggaggatcacgtcgcgtcttcttcgccggtgtctccccgcgccctcggcggcctgCCGTCCCCGTCTATCCCCGTGTCCGCGCCCGAGGCCGTCCCGTCGTGCTCGCTGGCGAAAGACGCGCTGGAAACGGCGCGTGCGGATGAAGAGCGCCTGTCTtcgggcgcggctgcagcgaccgACGTAGGGGCGGGCGGAgagactgcggaggccgcggagggagacttcgagaagaaggagagagacgccgactcgagggcggaggcctcggctCAAGGCGACGCGCTTTTGGGCAGGGCGGTGCCCATGGACCGCGTTCCGTGGTCGCAGAGCCTGTTTTCGCATATACCGCTTTGCCACTTCATGGTGCGGGCAAAGAGGGAACAGGCGGAAGGGGCGAAAGACGGCGACTGTGGAGACGGTGAGCAGTCTGGGCGCATtgcgttcttctcctcgccgtctgtgcgcgcctccgcaggcctcATTTCCTCCTGGTCGCCCCACGTCCTCGTCCCTGCGTGGCCCAAGTTGCCGACGCGCCTGCCAGATGAAGGTatgcgcagcagcgggacGCCGCAacagggcggcggaggcgaggagacccgCGGGTGGACGACTCCGCATTTGAAGCAGTATTCCCCGTCGTTGGCGCAACCTTGGAATCCGCAGCCCACCCACGATAAGCTGCCGCGCCCTGCTGGTACTCCGCCctgcgctcctctctctccgccctgTCTTTTGTCGCCgtcctgcgctgccgccacaGGCCTCGCCTTCACAGAGAGCACTGCCTtgcccgccgcagagccccAGTCGCCCtatgcgccgccggcgcctgctgaggctacggacggcggcgactcggTCGTGCCTCTCGggcacgcagacgaagcactGCGGCTGGAGGCGGAGTCAGTTGAGCAGGACGGGCGCGCAGGCTGGGAGCaaagcgagcgcgagaggcagagcgacgaggaaggtTCTAGCTGCGAGGGGGCGCGTCCCGCTGAGCCTCTTTCAGAGGAACCCagtggagaggaggcggagcagCGAGCGCTGGACGGAGTTCTGCAGTACCCGCGCCCCGAGGtcccgcagctgccgctggaaGATCGGCGACTCGAGTTCTTGACGTTTGTtggcgacagcgaagagcaCGGAGGAGCCGAAGCTGCAGCCGACGATGATGAAGACGAACTCGAGAGGAGGCCGGCTGCTAGAGCCGGGGGAGCGGAGCGTGGAGACTTGTTTGCGCCGCTAGTTCTCAAAGATGAACCGACAAAGAGCGAGGCGTGTCCGCCATCTCTGAAGCCGATatccgaagaagacgaggagctcgaggggGGTGAGAGCCAggcggcttctccgccgcggctccccgCTCTGCTGTCTGAAGACgggagggaagaagagactctGCCCTTTCCTTTTTCACGGGATAAGGACGGGCGGTGCGCGTCGGCCTTGGATAGCTCGCCGgtgacgaggcagacgacgtgCAGCGGGCTGGACTTCCTTTTCCTCCACGACTTGGAGCCGAAGAaggacgccgagagcgggatgtcggcggcgtcggcggccttcgctcgGCACGCGAGCTACTTCGCGGACGACCGCAAGAACGTGTGCTCCCTCGGGCAGGTTCACGAGTTTCAAGACGTTGTGAtggagcgcgacgacgaggacaaCGAGATGGACCGGTTCCACTTGCACGCGTCGTTTTTCGCAAGCGAACCGAATCCGCCATCTGCCTGGCTTTCTGGCGACGCGAACGATCCCGACAAGatcttcgccgcgctcgactcgccgtcctcgtgctcgtcgtcgtcctcttcttcgtgctCCACCGTAGGGCCGTtgacgcggcggcagttGGGCGGACTTCCTCAGCGCCGAtgcggggcgggggaggacgactggcgcgggagaggccacggccgctcgctcgccaacacttccttctcgtcctccgtcgcgctctcccgccggcgccgcgtgatCCGCTACGTCaagcgcgacgacgacgatgtGTCGAGCATTCTGACCCGAGACATGGAGCCTTCGCCGACCTCCCGTGACCCCACGCGTCTGCCCTCCGCCTTCCAGACTTCGCCGTCGAGTCCTCgacggcgcgacgacgagggcgcacACGGCGGCATCCTGATTCGGGAGGTCTGCTCCGAGCGCCTGACTCCCCGCGGTaccctcgcgcgcgaggtctcgacctcggcgcctctcctgtcagcctcgcgcgcgacgagtgCGGCGCTgaccgcagccgcgcacgccgccgcagccgcggcggcctacgcggaggcggcgcgtgcgctggcGTCGTCAGAGAAGATCGAGCCGGAGTCGACCGCGTCGCTGGCCTCGCTGGGACGCCTGCcggccgcgcggaagagcgACGCCCTGGCGTTTCTCGaggggcgcctgccgcttcctGGGAAGTGTGAGAAGGCGCTGAGTTGCCTGGacgcccgtcgccgcgtgAGTCGGCACTGCAgcgtcgtctgcagccgcacggACTCCCCAgtcggcgaccgcgcgcggcggctcgagcGCACGGAGCGCTACATGCGCAGCGAagggggcggagaggcgagagtCGTCGAGGAGCAGAGGGGTCAGGAGGGCGCAGTCTGGGTCATGCAGAGCGCCAAGGGTAGTGACTTCGAGACGCACCGCGAGCGACTCGTCCTCGAACAAAAGACGATGGGCTTCGGCGCCACGGTGTGCGCCGAAAAGAAATGCGAACACAACAGTCGCGAAACTATCACCACTGTGTCGTactcctcctctctgtcctgtctcctctcttccttCTTGCCCACGCAATTCAGTCTTTCCGTCTCGCTCGGCGGCATTCAGAAGGAAGGCTAA